One genomic segment of Arachis duranensis cultivar V14167 chromosome 4, aradu.V14167.gnm2.J7QH, whole genome shotgun sequence includes these proteins:
- the LOC107486080 gene encoding AT-hook motif nuclear-localized protein 23: MAGIDLGSASHFVHHLQRPDLEDDDNNQDQDPSNNHHEGLDLVSPNQGPGDVVARRPRGRPPGSKNKPKPPVIITRESANTLRAHILEVSSGCDVFDSVATYARKRQRGICVLSGSGTVTNVTLRQPAAAGAVVTLHGRFEILSLSGSFLPPPAPPGATSLTVFLGGGQGQVVGGNVIGLLVASGPVIVIASSFTNVAYERLPLDEDEALQIEQGQPSGGGGGVSGSGVNNSFPDPSSGLPFFNLPLNMPNLAVDGWAGGNSSGGRQSF; encoded by the coding sequence ATGGCCGGCATAGACTTGGGTTCAGCATCACACTTTGTTCATCACCTTCAACGCCCTGACCTTGAAGATGATGATAATAACCAAGACCAAGACCCGAGCAACAACCATCACGAGGGTCTTGACCTAGTTTCGCCAAATCAAGGCCCTGGTGATGTTGTTGCTCGTAGGCCAAGAGGGAGACCTCCGGGTTCCAAGAACAAGCCTAAGCCACCGGTGATCATCACAAGGGAGAGTGCAAACACTCTTAGGGCACACATCCTTGAAGTTAGTAGTGGTTGCGATGTGTTTGACTCTGTGGCCACTTATGCAAGAAAGCGTCAACGGGGAATCTGTGTTCTTAGCGGCAGCGGAACTGTTACCAACGTCACGCTCCGACAACCAGCAGCTGCCGGAGCAGTCGTGACGCTTCATGGAAGATTTGAGATACTTTCTCTATCAGGATCCTTTCTACCACCTCCTGCTCCACCAGGGGCTACAAGTTTAACTGTGTTTCTTGGTGGAGGCCAGGGACAAGTGGTAGGAGGAAATGTTATTGGGCTTTTAGTGGCTTCTGGGCCTGTTATTGTTATTGCCTCGTCGTTTACTAATGTAGCGTATGAAAGGTTGCCCTTAGATGAAGACGAGGCTCTTCAGATAGAACAAGGGCAACCTTCTGGTGGCGGTGGCGGTGTCAGTGGCAGTGGTGTTAATAACTCTTTTCCGGATCCTTCTTCGGGGTTACCGTTCTTCAATCTACCTCTAAACATGCCTAATTTGGCCGTTGATGGTTGGGCCGGTGGGAACTCTAGTGGTGGAAGACAATCTTTTTGA